In Fimbriimonadales bacterium, the following are encoded in one genomic region:
- the csrA gene encoding carbon storage regulator CsrA produces MLVLTRKVHQSIMIGDDIEVIVLDIRGEQVRIGIRAPKSVPVHRQEVYAQIVAENLEAARTRPEDVPPPPEGENSTNEQKRNIV; encoded by the coding sequence ATGCTCGTTCTTACACGAAAAGTACATCAAAGTATTATGATTGGAGACGATATCGAGGTAATCGTGCTCGATATCCGCGGTGAACAGGTTCGTATAGGTATTCGCGCGCCGAAATCAGTTCCCGTTCATCGTCAAGAGGTTTATGCACAAATCGTAGCGGAGAATTTAGAGGCCGCACGTACTCGACCTGAAGACGTCCCTCCTCCTCCCGAGGGCGAAAATTCTACGAATGAGCAAAAAAGAAATATTGTTTGA